From Halichoerus grypus chromosome 6, mHalGry1.hap1.1, whole genome shotgun sequence, one genomic window encodes:
- the IAPP gene encoding islet amyloid polypeptide, with protein sequence MCLLKLPVVLIVISVALNHMKATPIKSHQMEKRKCNTATCATQRLANFLVRSSNNLGAILSPTNVGSNTYGKRSTAEILNGGPSNYLPL encoded by the exons ATGTGCCTCCTGAAGCTGCCGGTAGTTCTCATTGTAATCTCAGTTGCATTAAACCATATGAAAGCTACTCCTATTAAAAG TCACCAGATGGAAAAGCGGAAATGCAACACTGCCACATGTGCAACTCAACGCTTGGCAAATTTCTTAGTTCGTTCCAGCAACAATCTTGGTGCCATTCTCTCGCCTACCAATGTGGGATCCAATACATATGGCAAGAGGAGCACAGCTGAGATTTTAAACGGGGGACCATCCAATTACTTACCCCTTTAG